One Ranitomeya imitator isolate aRanImi1 chromosome 1, aRanImi1.pri, whole genome shotgun sequence DNA window includes the following coding sequences:
- the LOC138645066 gene encoding uncharacterized protein DKFZp434B061-like — translation MACLTSSDTWAHSRTVSIGLLLYGPPESVSLYGPPESVSLYGPPESVSLYGPPESVSLYGPPESVSLYGPPESVSLYGPPQSVSLYGPPESVSLYGPPQSVSLYGPPLSVSLYGPPLSVSLYGPPQSVSLYGPPLSVSLYGPPLSVSLYGPPLSVSLYGPPLSVSLYGPPQSVSLYGPPQSVSLYGPPQSVSLYGPPQSVSLYGPPQSVSLYGPPQSVSLYGPPQSVSLYGPPQSVSLYGPPQSVSLYGPPQSVSLYGPPQSVSLYGPPQSVSLYGPPQSVSLYGPPQSVSLYGPPQSVSLYGPPQSVSLYGPPQSVSLYGPPQSVSLYGPPQSVSLYGPPQSVSLYGPPQSVSLYGPPQSVSLYGPPQSVSLYGPPGSVSLYGPPGSVSLYGPPLSVSLYGPPQSVSLYGPPQSVSLYGPPQSVSLYGPPQSVSLYGPPRSVSLYGPPLSVSLYGPPQSVSLYGPPLSVSLYGPPLSVSLYGPPQSVSLYGPPQSVSLYGPPLSVSLYGPPLSVSLYGPPQSVSLYGPPLSVSLYGPPLSVSLYGPPQSVSLHRPLGHVTSLPLCGRVSHVFSSS, via the exons ATGGCTTGTCTCACCTCCTCTGACACTTGGGCTCACAGTCGGACAGTCTCTATAGGCCTTCT CCTCTACGGGCCCCCTGAATCAGTCAGCCTCTACGGGCCCCCTGAATCAGTCAGCCTCTACGGGCCCCCTGAATCAGTCAGCCTCTACGGGCCCCCTGAATCAGTCAGCCTCTACGGGCCCCCTGAATCAGTCAGCCTCTACGGGCCCCCTGAATCAGTCAGCCTCTACGGGCCCCCTCAATCAGTCAGCCTCTACGGGCCCCCTGAATCAGTCAGCCTCTACGGGCCCCCTCAATCAGTCAGCCTCTACGGGCCCCCTCTATCAGTCAGCCTCTACGGACCCCCTCTATCAGTCAGCCTCTACGGGCCCCCTCAATCAGTCAGCCTCTACGGGCCCCCTCTATCAGTCAGCCTCTACGGACCCCCTCTATCAGTCAGCCTCTACGGGCCCCCTCTATCAGTCAGCCTCTACGGACCCCCTCTATCAGTCAGCCTCTACGGGCCCCCTCAATCAGTCAGCCTCTACGGGCCCCCTCAATCAGTCAGCCTCTACGGGCCCCCTCAATCAGTCAGCCTCTACGGGCCCCCTCAATCAGTCAGCCTCTACGGGCCCCCTCAATCAGTCAGCCTCTACGGGCCCCCTCAATCAGTCAGCCTCTACGGGCCCCCTCAATCAGTCAGCCTCTACGGGCCCCCTCAATCAGTCAGCCTCTACGGGCCCCCTCAATCAGTCAGCCTCTACGGGCCCCCTCAATCAGTCAGCCTCTACGGGCCCCCTCAATCAGTCAGCCTCTACGGGCCCCCTCAATCAGTCAGCCTCTACGGGCCCCCTCAATCAGTCAGCCTCTACGGGCCCCCTCAATCAGTCAGCCTCTACGGGCCCCCTCAATCAGTCAGCCTCTACGGGCCCCCTCAATCAGTCAGCCTCTACGGGCCCCCTCAATCAGTCAGCCTCTACGGGCCCCCTCAATCAGTCAGCCTCTACGGGCCCCCTCAATCAGTCAGCCTCTACGGGCCCCCTCAATCAGTCAGCCTCTACGGGCCCCCTCAATCAGTCAGCCTCTACGGGCCCCCTCAATCAGTCAGCCTCTACGGGCCCCCTCAATCAGTCAGCCTCTACGGGCCCCCTGGATCAGTCAGCCTCTACGGGCCCCCTGGATCAGTCAGCCTCTACGGGCCCCCTCTATCAGTCAGCCTCTACGGGCCCCCTCAATCAGTCAGCCTCTACGGGCCCCCTCAATCAGTCAGCCTCTACGGGCCCCCTCAATCAGTCAGCCTCTACGGGCCCCCTCAATCAGTCAGCCTCTACGGACCCCCTCGATCAGTCAGCCTCTACGGACCCCCTCTATCAGTCAGCCTCTACGGGCCCCCTCAATCAGTCAGCCTCTACGGACCCCCTCTATCAGTCAGCCTCTACGGACCCCCTCTATCAGTCAGCCTCTACGGGCCCCCTCAATCAGTCAGCCTCTACGGGCCCCCTCAATCAGTCAGCCTCTACGGACCCCCTCTATCAGTCAGCCTCTACGGACCCCCTCTATCAGTCAGCCTCTACGGGCCCCCTCAATCAGTCAGCCTCTACGGACCCCCTCTATCAGTCAGCCTCTACGGACCCCCTCTATCAGTCAGCCTCTACGGGCCCCCTCAATCAGTCAGCCTCCACAGACCTCTGGGTCACGTCACGTCCCTTCCTCTCTGTGGTCGGGTATCACATGTTTTTTCTTCCTCTTAA
- the FLVCR2 gene encoding choline/ethanolamine transporter FLVCR2 isoform X3, with protein sequence MVTDGLSGEDLQPGGDGSADDRVSNGAVVRLEKGHMTKLYGRRWPMVLLFSAYSLCNSFQWLQYGIISNIFIDYYGVSSLAIDWLSMTYMLTYIPLIFPVTWLLDTRGLRLIALVGSGLNCLGAWIKTASARPDLYGVTLFGQLICSMAQVFILGMPAHIASVWFSSTEVSTACSLAVFGNQLGVAVGFLLPPVLVPNIEDKEELSHHISIMFYGTAVAASLLFTLVICVFQDRPPLPPTLAQAVQHSSSAQYSYKLSIVSLLKNPNFILLVLSYGLNTGAFYSLSTLLNRMVIEHYPGEEVNAGRIGLTITVAGMCGALVTGFWLDRTKTYKQTTLGVYIFSLVGMLIFTFTLDLGYLWLVFITAGCLGFFMTGYLPLGFEFAAELTYPESEGTSSGLLNVSAQVFGLVFTTAQGRILDKFGVKLGNVFLCCFLLVGAIITDAGDGSQK encoded by the exons ATGGTGACAGACGGGCTCTCGGGGGAAGATCTGCAGCCTGGAGGTGATGGATCAGCTGATGATCGGGTCTCCAATGGGGCGGTTGTGCGGCTGGAGAAGGGTCACATGACTAAGCTGTACGGCCGGCGCTGGCCGATGGTGCTGCTCTTCAGCGCCTACTCGCTCTGTAACTCCTTCCAGTGGCTGCAGTACGGGATCATCAGTAATATCTTCATCGACTACTATGGCGTCAGCAGCCTCGCCATCGACTGGCTGTCCATGACCTACATGCTGACCTACATCCCGCTCATATTCCCGGTGACCTGGCTGCTGGACACTCGAGGCCTGCGGCTCATTGCATTGGTTGGATCAGGACTTAACTGTCTGGGCGCCTGGATAAAGACGGCCAGCGCCCGGCCGGATCTGTATGGTGTCACACTGTTTGGACAGTTAATATGTTCGATGGCTCAAGTCTTCATCCTGGGAATGCCAGCACACATTGCGTCCGTGTGGTTCAGCTCCACCGAAGTCTCCACCGCCTGCTCTCTTGCAGTTTTTGGCAATCAG CTCGGGGTGGCAGTGGGATTCCTTTTACCCCCAGTCCTGGTTCCCAACATAGAAGATAAAGAGGAGCTGTCACATCACATTAGCATCATGTTCTACGGGACAGCGGTAGCTGCGAGTCTGCTCTTCACCCTGGTAATTTGTG TATTTCAggaccgcccaccactgccccccacGTTGGCTCAGGCTGTACAGCATTCTTCTTCTGCGCAGTATTCGTACAAGCTTTCCATTGTGTCTCTCCTGAAGAACCCAAACTTCATTCTACTTGTTTTGTCGTATG gacTTAACACTGGTGCCTTTTACTCTCTTTCCACTCTACTGAACCGCATGGTGATTGAGCACTATCCG GGAGAAGAGGTGAATGCCGGGCGCATCGGGCTGACAATCACTGTAGCCGGAATGTGTGGAGCCCTGGTTACTGGATTCTGGTTGGACAGAACAAaaacctacaa ACAGACCACCCTAGGGGTGTACATCTTCTCACTGGTGGGGATGCTGATTTTTACGTTCACCCTGGACCTTGGCTACCTCTGGCTTGTCTTCATTACAGCGGGATGTTTGGG GTTCTTTATGACGGGGTATCTTCCACTTGGCTTTGAGTTTGCAGCAGAATTAACTTATCCAGAATCAGAGGGAACGTCTTCTGGACTCCTGAATGTGTCCGCTCAG